The following nucleotide sequence is from Streptomyces sp. NBC_00239.
GCCGGGACGCCTCCGGCGGAGAAGCAGTACGGAAGAGGAGAAGGGGGACCGGCCACAACGGCCGGTCCCCCTTCTCCTTACCCGCGGCGCGGGAGCTACGAGAGCAGCTGCTTGACGACGGCGGCGACGCGGCCGCCCTCGGCCAGCCCGGCCACCTTCGGGTTCACGATCTTCATGACGGCGCCCATGGCCCGCGGCCCCTCGGCGCCCGCGGCGCGGGCCTCGGCCACGGCCTGCTCCACGATCGCGTGCAGCTCGTCGTCGGAGAGCTGCTTGGGCAGGTAGGCCGCGAGGATCTCGCCCTCGGCGGTCTCACGCTCGGCCTGGGCGGGGCGGCCGCCCTGCGCGAAGGCGTCGGCGGCCTCGCGGCGCTTCTTCGCCTCCTTGGTGATCACCTTGAGGATCTCGTCGTCGGAGAGCTCGCGCGCCACCTTGCCCGCGACCTCCTCCTTGGTGATCGCGGTGAGGGTGAGCCGGAGCGT
It contains:
- a CDS encoding GatB/YqeY domain-containing protein — encoded protein: MTTLKAKLQEDLTTAIKARDELRSSTLRLTLTAITKEEVAGKVARELSDDEILKVITKEAKKRREAADAFAQGGRPAQAERETAEGEILAAYLPKQLSDDELHAIVEQAVAEARAAGAEGPRAMGAVMKIVNPKVAGLAEGGRVAAVVKQLLS